In Tepidanaerobacter syntrophicus, a single genomic region encodes these proteins:
- a CDS encoding replication-associated recombination protein A: protein MNDQASIFDTNKANSSSAPLADRMRPRTLDEFEGQEHILGKDKILRKLIENDSITSMILWGPPGTGKTTIARIIAEKTNAKFENFSAVLSGIKEIREVMKEAEERKHYGQRTLVFIDEIHRFNKSQQDAFLPFVEKGDIILIGATTENPSFELNSALLSRSKVFILKPLTVENIIAILKRALQDEKRGLGRMNIEISDEILEKLAIYSNGDARIALNTLELASLIALPDKEGKIVITEDILEEAFQKKTLLYDKKGEEHYNLISAFHKSVRNSDSDAAVYWLARMLEAGEDPLYIARRMIRIASEDIGLADPAAIQQAVAAFSAAHFLGMPECNTSLAQAAVYLALAPKSNAIYVAYLKAKEDAEKTLAEPVPLHIRNAPTNLMKEAGYGKGYKYAHDFEDKVAFMECLPENLRGKEYYHPSDAGEEKRFKELKGKLKSLQGKE from the coding sequence ATGAATGATCAAGCTTCAATATTCGATACGAACAAAGCGAATTCGAGCTCGGCTCCTTTAGCGGATAGAATGAGGCCAAGAACTCTTGACGAATTTGAAGGCCAGGAACATATTCTAGGGAAAGATAAAATATTAAGAAAATTAATTGAAAATGATAGCATAACTTCTATGATACTATGGGGTCCTCCGGGCACTGGAAAAACTACAATAGCCAGAATTATCGCAGAAAAGACTAATGCTAAATTTGAAAATTTCAGCGCTGTGCTTTCTGGCATAAAGGAAATCAGAGAAGTAATGAAAGAAGCCGAAGAACGTAAGCATTACGGACAAAGGACCTTGGTTTTTATTGATGAAATCCATCGGTTTAACAAATCCCAGCAGGACGCTTTTTTGCCTTTTGTTGAAAAGGGAGACATTATTTTGATTGGAGCAACAACTGAAAATCCTTCTTTTGAACTTAATTCAGCATTACTTTCCAGGTCAAAAGTCTTTATCTTAAAACCTCTAACTGTTGAAAATATAATTGCTATACTGAAGCGCGCACTTCAAGACGAAAAACGTGGCCTTGGCCGTATGAATATCGAAATCAGTGATGAAATTCTTGAAAAATTGGCAATTTACTCAAACGGCGATGCACGTATAGCGCTAAATACCTTAGAGCTGGCTTCTCTAATTGCATTGCCTGATAAAGAAGGTAAAATAGTTATTACTGAAGATATTCTAGAGGAAGCATTTCAAAAGAAAACACTTCTGTATGACAAAAAAGGTGAGGAACACTACAACCTTATTTCTGCATTTCATAAATCTGTCAGAAACAGCGACAGCGATGCGGCGGTTTATTGGCTTGCCAGAATGCTGGAAGCCGGGGAAGATCCACTATATATTGCAAGACGCATGATTCGTATTGCATCCGAAGATATAGGTCTTGCCGATCCCGCAGCAATTCAGCAGGCTGTTGCCGCATTTTCTGCAGCACACTTTCTTGGAATGCCCGAGTGCAACACCAGCCTTGCACAAGCGGCTGTATATCTTGCTCTTGCACCCAAGTCAAATGCTATTTATGTGGCATATCTAAAAGCAAAAGAAGATGCTGAAAAAACTCTTGCAGAACCTGTTCCTTTACACATTCGAAATGCTCCGACAAATTTAATGAAGGAAGCCGGTTATGGAAAAGGATATAAGTATGCCCATGATTTTGAAGATAAAGTGGCTTTTATGGAATGCTTGCCTGAAAACTTAAGGGGCAAAGAGTATTATCACCCTTCAGATGCGGGAGAAGAAAAAAGATTTAAGGAATTAAAGGGAAAACTTAAATCACTGCAAGGAAAGGAATAA
- a CDS encoding acylphosphatase gives MKKTAHIRVYGIVQGVGMRYSVYRKALSLDLTGYVMNMPDGSVEIEAEGEEKSILSLIDYVKNGVRWAQVDKIEIEWRNYEGKYREFEIRGW, from the coding sequence ATGAAAAAAACTGCACATATTCGCGTCTATGGCATTGTCCAGGGAGTGGGCATGCGCTATTCGGTTTATAGAAAAGCTTTAAGCCTCGATCTTACCGGCTATGTAATGAATATGCCTGATGGAAGTGTGGAAATAGAGGCAGAAGGTGAAGAAAAGTCTATTTTATCGCTTATTGACTATGTTAAAAACGGTGTTCGATGGGCACAAGTTGATAAAATAGAAATAGAGTGGAGAAATTATGAGGGGAAATATAGGGAATTTGAAATTCGCGGGTGGTAA